In Sesamum indicum cultivar Zhongzhi No. 13 linkage group LG1, S_indicum_v1.0, whole genome shotgun sequence, the sequence CTTGACTGATTgattttgaagaagaaagagggattggaagaagaagaagatctGTGagtatatacatacatatatatatatatatatgtattgtatGGCTGGTGCAGGTGGAGTGacatctaatatatatgtatggctGGTGCAGGTGGAGTGACATCTACTGGATACTGCTATTCTGATGATGCATCTTCAACTGGAAACCCAAACATCCAAACCCATCTTTTGAGCCAGTTGCAAAGCTTTGAATCCAACCCAGACATCTACAACTTGACAACAAGCATGGGAATGATAGGGTTTCCATCAAAGAACAGTGTTTTGATCAGCCCACAGAGTGAAAACACCTCAGTTTATCATCAAGACTCAACCAATGGGACCCTCATGGTGAATTCATCAGCCTggaaccatcatcatcatcatcacatgAACAGATTATTGCTTGTTGAAGATCATGATCATCAAGATCCTTCTTTGAGGTGTGCTGTTCTTGgagatcatcatcatcatgagAGGCCAAGTCACGgcctctcactctctctcagCTCATCTAATAATCTCGGCCTGCAGTCTTTTGCACTTAGACTGAATGATGATTTCAGGTTTGGGCCCTCAAGTTCCAGGTCTGTGAACACTGCCACTACTGCTCAGTTTCAGCCAAGAAACTCTAAGTATTTGGGCCCTGCTCAGGAGCTTCTCACTGAGTTCTGCAATCTTGGAAGTGATAAAACCTCAAAGCTTAAGGTTCAGAAGTGCAGTGGATTGGAAGATGATGAGAGTGATGATGTGAAGAAGCAGTCATTTTACTCATCATTTGACTTGCTTGAGTTGCAGAAAAGAAAGACCAAGTTGCTCCAGATGCTGGACGAggtatatttgtatgtatgtcttgtttttattacaGGAGCATCATATGTTTGTCTGTGTTCTTGCTCAGTTGTCGATTCCACGGTGGTAGGCCGAGAGTTTTAAGTCTCTCCATTAATGCTCACATGGGGACAATATCACAAGTTTCCAGTTCCAAGTTCATTTTCAGGCTTCAATCTGCTAAATATAAGTTTCCGTTGGTGTAGGTTGATAGAAGGTACAAGCACTACCGTGATCAGATGAAGGCTGTGGTGCAATCATTTGAATCGGTGGCTGGAAATGGATCGGCACAAGTGTATTCCGCCATGGCTTCCAGGGCCATGTCCCGGCACTTCAAATGCCTAAAAGATGGAATTTTGAGTCAAATTAAGGCCATAAAAAAGGCAATGGGAGAGAAGGATAGTGCTGCACCAGGCACAACCAAAGGGGAGACACCAAGACTACGAATTCTTGATCAAACACTAAGGCAACAAAGAGCATTCCAGCAAATGAGCATGATTGAAAACCCTCCATGGAGACCCCAACGCGGCCTACCGGAGAGATCGGTCTCCGTCCTCCGCTCTTGGCTCTTCGAGCACTTCCTCCACCCGTAACTCACAATCCCATCTCATTATCTCATGAACTAGTCTTTctcaaaaaatgcaaataattaaCTGTGTTAATAATCAAACATTTCTGAGGTTCTTGCTTCTTGTCTCAATCACTGGCTTAACTTTATTGCATccttatgttataattttgtgaGGATAATTGGTTGTGTTGCGACATTCATAGGACCCCAGTATCCCTCTATCCCACTCTCATCCACCCAACTTTTTTCTCCCTGCTGTGAGTAAAAAGTACAACCTGGCAAAGCATTAACTTCCAACTATATCTCAAGTACTTGGTTTAATTTCATTCCAACCTGCTGCAGGTATCCGAGTGATGTAGATAAACACATTTTAGCCCGCCAAACAGGCCTCTCCAGAAGCCAGGCAAGTCCCTTTCTTCCATGGATTATTCTAATCAAGATCTTGatcatcaatttatttatttatgcaatCAAGGGAGGCAAATcttcttaaaatatatctccTGGATTAAactaattcttgaaaaagctGTTTCTGGCGTTATTCTCTTGTCATCATTTGATCAACGCCGCTCTCTTGATTTCTTGGCCAGGTTTCCAACTGGTTCATCAATGCGAGAGTGAGGCTATGGAAGCCCATGGTGGAGGAGATGTACTTGGAGGATCTGAAGGAGGGAGAAGACATGGGAGAATTGGACGGCGCCGCCAATCATCATGAAAATGGCAATCAAAATCCTCCGCCGGGGAACGATGATCAGAAACCGACCCAAGATCAACTGATCAGAATAGATTCTGATTACCTCTCTTCCATAATCAACAATCCAGGGAAAAATGATCCAAAAGCACCGGATAAATCCCTCGGGagtgatcatcatcatcaccaccAGGAAAGCTCTTTCAGTAGAGTTGGGGAGGAATACGGTACTTCAATGCAATTTGACTTCTCATCATACAGCCAACAGGCCGGCGGCGCCACCGTATCTTACGGAGGCGGAAGTGGTGTGTCTTTGACATTGGGGTTGCAGCAGAACGGTGCAAGTGGCGGGGTGAGCTTAGCATTCTCGCCGGCGACCCAGAGCTCTCTTTTCTACCCTAGATCATCAGACAACATGGAAGATTGCCAAACAGTTCATCAGTACTCACTCTTGGACAGTGAAAACCAGAATTTGCCGTACAGGAATTTGATGGGTGCACAGTTGCTTCATGATTTGGCTGGATGATTGCAAGAATTCCCAACAAAAAATGGATCATGTGGTGAAAATTAAAAGCAGCAGtttatgtttttctcttttgttttttttgtgggTGAAGATGAATTTGCTGATTGTGGTGTACATAAAATGTCTGAAATTTGGTGTTAGGTATACGATGAAAGGCTTTTTGTTGCTCCAATGGACGCTTATTCTGCAATTGCAATACTATTGGCCGAATTTGGCCGCACTTGAACCAAATCTGTCCTGTGATTATCATAGAAAagtgatcaattatataacaagtatcttatacttattttaaaattgatttgattcgatcgAGTTTGATTTACActaaattgtttttttgttttttcttataattcaGAATACTTGCattggattaaaaataatctaaaaatttagGTATCTAAAGTACTCTGTAATGTTAATTTACGACAAATTCTTCTTTGAGATCAACTGGCAGTACAACGCATATTAAAAACATTGAGAGTTGTAGAGTGGTCGTGAAAActtctacttttataataatgatttaattttacagaaaaattgaaagttataatagaattaaaagtggatagtatttataaaaaaataataaaaaaaagataaaagctaAACTGCGTAGTCTTTAGGGGAAGAAACATTctaaaataagtttaattaattaaagattaGTTTGTCCCcatatgttaaaaatatgCTAATTTTGCTCAATATCTGCAgttgtattttgataataatattattttttctttaattttttttctcaattagtatatctcatatttaaaatttatattataaaatataaaatactaataaaaaatgaatgttttAATTCAATAAGCTCCcactatatatgtaatataattgtttattcatacacaataaataaaatttcacaattgccaaaaaaatatatttttttaaattatagtaatttaatttatatgttttatgaTAAAggattaatatcaaataatatagaaaataaaatataaacaatttgaaatattaaatatgtcaaagtataaattttgttagtcataatttatttaaattatttgaaaattctaacaTCAACTTTAGATgagcaattttgaaaataaattaaaaagggtAAAGTCGAATTAAGATTGTGttaataagggtaaattagtataaaacggagtgtaatttatttacaaaaagtCAAAGCAACTAATAGCTTTTGACTTAAATCTAAAGGATTGAAATTAATAGCATACAAACTTAAAgtactaaacaaataattttcccTATTTGTTTGAAtctaaaagttgaaaaacactTTTTTCGAAGCTCTCTGCAAACACTCCCTCGTTCTGATGATAAATTTCGAAACTTTAGTCCATTAGAAGAAATATGGCTTTTCACTAcggttaaaattaaaaatccatAATGAATACTAATTAACCATAGCACAACGACTATTGGTCGTTGTTTCAACGAGCAATGTCAAATGATTCGATATTTTTGTAGAATCTCAAACTTGTCCATATTTGTAAATATGGATGTAAATAATTCGAGTCAATTCGAATGCATCATTATCaaacttatttgaattaatatcaAGTTTGAAATATTGTACTTGAGTTTGGTTTGATTACTGATCTAATTGAACTCGAACAAgctttaattggatcaaatatGAATCAAACTCGAGGAATTTGatactttcatattttattatttttgtactaATCGAATCGAGTTCAAGTCGAGCTCTGAAAGTCCTATTAATATGGATATTAATTTGctttaatagtaatttctttatttttaatatacatatatatatatttatgtattatcgCTTTAgaattgttgatattttgattgaaatgaAAAGTGGATGCAATCTCTGTACAAAGATAGCTCCATAATTCATCGCTTAGAATATCGATCCAAGAGTTTGAAACTTGTTCTCGATGTGTGTGTAATCACCGTCGAATTTATGGAgcaaattagtattatcttgTAATTTGGTATCAAGACTTGAAGATTTGATGCCAAGAAAGACGTGGAATCTTCATAATTGTAGTGTTTCATTGTGACAGAGAGTACTTTCGGACTTAGATCCTTTGATTTGTTGTGTGTTATGTCTTATATGTAGTGTGAAATGCGATATGTAATGACTTGTGTATGGTGAAGGCTTGTTTGCATAGACACCAGCAGGCTTTGAATTTGCAATTTGGACTCACTTCTATTGACTTTGAACACCGTAAATTTTGATATGGATTCATTAATTATCAGGGGGTGTACTTGAACACGCTTTGGCATAACTACCCAATCCAAAGAGGATATTCGTAATCATCTTAGATCGATCCTTCAAGATGCATAAGGCTCAAATTTAGTATGAGTTTACGAATTTATTAtcttgaaaatacaaaaacccaaaattattatgaaCCTTAAGTTTGAAATTGGATTAGGGGTGTTAAAGTTCAGTTGAACTGGTCGAATCGAAAATTCGGTTAAAATCGaaaattgaaccaaaaaaattgatttggttttcggttttttttttttaattcgatTTATCGATTTGGTCTTTTGTCACCGTGCTGACTGAATTGAAtcgaaaatcaaatttatttttattatttatattatattaaaatatattattatatattaatattaataataatataatataaaataaagataagtaaaagagaaagaaaagaatgaaaaatgagaaacGAAGAAAACACAGAGGGTCGACGCATCAGCACCCAGTTCTCTTCTTTTGAGTCTTCTCCTTCTCCACCGCTCTCTCCACTCTCCAGTCGGTGGCAGCAACCACACCTCCACCAGTGACTTCCTTCGTTTTCTTCTTCGTTCTCaggtaatttttctttctttgtaagtagaagaaatttttgctttgaaggtatttgattaaatgcctaataaaaaaatgttacttatttttatttgattgtgtGCTTGACCTTGCAAAACCAAGTGAAGTTTCTGCTATAACATTCCACGAGCAGTTCATAtgctttttcttatatatataatttaaaaaaatagttttttcgatttttttaaccaaaaaatcaaattgattTCGATTTTAACCGAACCGAATCTATTCGATTTGATTTTCGAGTTATAAAATCGGGGAACCAAATTTCGGATAAAAAATTCGATTTAATTTGGTTCGACTAATCGAAATGCACATCCCGAAATTagattatataataatcaaattattttgggCTTTTAATTGATGATTCATTTCAAGATTTTGATGCCAATCGAGCGAATTTGAATCTATCttgataattaatgtaaaaagtGATATAATAAACTATTcctatcaaaaaataaaacaaaatgaaggtttcaataattttttttttattttggggtACTCGAAagattttccttttatttttttttttcccttgatGACTTATAATGATATAATGAAAGAGGATAAAGTGAAGTTCTCTTAGACCCTCAAATTGAAGACAAAGACCATTCATCTACAAATTGCAAAAAGCATAAATCTCATATTCATGAATTCATGTGGtccatcattttcttttcctttttttgttgttcaCTACCAAAGGAATTGCTCTCTTGCTTTTTGGTAGTCAAGAAAAGGCCAGTTTTAGCAAACCTGCACTTTCTCCTACCTTATAAACActctttatttgaattttctattatatttttaatcctattccatcttttaatttattttattatacacactatatatatataaatgttatgtcactatttatttaataaaagatttatacatataatgtatatatatgacttAAAAATAGGAGATCCGATAggatttagaaaaaaaaaaaaatgtaaaatcaCTCCTAACTTTAGCCCTCGAAAAACATTGTAGAAATGGTTAATCGagttttatggagatagagagagaaaaataaaaataaaaaagtatgtgttggagatagtggtatatttggatttatttttggagattatttaaaatggtTTAAAAGatgttgtgttttgaaataaacagtcactgttcattgtcaaatcatatttttttatatatattaatatatatataagtgttgtatgtttaatcttgtgttttgggagacaaaaatcaccgTGCATGGtgaatcatattttttttatatatattgatatatatgtatatataaagtatttcatgatgtgttttgggagacaaaaaatactgttcattatcaaatcatgtatcttttatatatatatgtgtatgtgtgtgtgtgtgtgtagacatatatatatttttgcctaattaaagagagaaaaacaccAAGATATGATATTTCTAcataagaaacaaatattgaGCATGTTTCGACACATCCCGAATATGAACccaaaatgaaaccaaacgaAGTGAAGACTTTCTTATAGGAGGTATCTTGTTTGAACTTCGATGTGTGCGTATATCGGGTGggtgaatatttattattattattattttataaaaaaaaagaaaccctATGACTCTGTTCTTTGAGTTTGAAGTTTCAACTCTTCCACTTGATTGAGATATCCGcccaattatattttctttatttttgtccatgtttggaaaaaaaaaatactttagtTAGGATAAATCTCTATTTAGAAATGCGTGTAGCGTATGGAATAGGGTACTCAAATTTTCAAGCacgaattttcttttcctattttgtTAAGGAGACTGAAAAAATAGGGTCACAAATTATTGTTGGAAGGGgtagagaagaagaagagaataaGAGAAAAGAGGGCAGtttgaaataataacaatGTAATAATTGAAGAAGTGGAATTGGGATTTACTGATTTAAATATCACACCTTAAAGTGTTAAAACCTatcattttgataaaattatatttttgatcttgTGATTATAAATTGTTAGTGGTTttgatcatataatttatgctatttatatatttagtttttctttttctttttaaatttagtcttgaacatctcaaatttgttcttttttttgacaaatttggttatatgttgacaattttgatcctctcCACACTGAAGTAAtctcatttttagtcctgtaattataGGTTGTTAGCATAAAATTGTCAACACAAGActaagattattaaaaaaattactaaatgtGAGATTTTCAAGACTAAATTCgttaagaaaaaaactaaatgtgtaaatacTGTATGATGCATGCAAAATGTAAGGGTCAATTATTTGATGGACTTGAGCTCCTTGGTGGGCTAAAGTTTCCTGCAAGCTTGAAGATGCGCAAAACGATGTTAGCACTACGAGACCAAATCAGtacttgaaataataatactgAAAGAggataatataaacaaaaacgAGTGATCATGAAGTATGATGACAGATTGTATGGTGATCGCTTAGGCATTTCATGTTGTATTGTACTGATGTATTACcatttacttaatgaaatttacatttatcgaaaaaaaaaattacttttgaatACTTAGAGAGTCGTCCTCCTATTTGAGGGGACTAAAATCTGATTTTATAATCAAAGACCCCCAGTAGTGAGGGGGTTTAATGTTCGAGAGGGCCGAGGAGGCGGTTGTCAATGGATAAGCATCTTGGgcatccttatttttttggttggagAGATCTATTGAAGTCTCTCATAATCTGGAGATTTCAATGGGATGAGAGTCCTACTCTGCTAGGGGACTGTCCTTCTAAACTTTCTCGTCATATTCCTCTCTCAATCATATTCGACCATTTGGACGGTATGCCCATTTGTCTACCAAGGTGGAATCGGGCTCTTTGGGCCTCCAATAAATGAGTCCCTTTCCTGG encodes:
- the LOC105158181 gene encoding homeobox protein BEL1 homolog, which produces MYCMAGAGGVTSTGYCYSDDASSTGNPNIQTHLLSQLQSFESNPDIYNLTTSMGMIGFPSKNSVLISPQSENTSVYHQDSTNGTLMVNSSAWNHHHHHHMNRLLLVEDHDHQDPSLRCAVLGDHHHHERPSHGLSLSLSSSNNLGLQSFALRLNDDFRFGPSSSRSVNTATTAQFQPRNSKYLGPAQELLTEFCNLGSDKTSKLKVQKCSGLEDDESDDVKKQSFYSSFDLLELQKRKTKLLQMLDEVDRRYKHYRDQMKAVVQSFESVAGNGSAQVYSAMASRAMSRHFKCLKDGILSQIKAIKKAMGEKDSAAPGTTKGETPRLRILDQTLRQQRAFQQMSMIENPPWRPQRGLPERSVSVLRSWLFEHFLHPYPSDVDKHILARQTGLSRSQVSNWFINARVRLWKPMVEEMYLEDLKEGEDMGELDGAANHHENGNQNPPPGNDDQKPTQDQLIRIDSDYLSSIINNPGKNDPKAPDKSLGSDHHHHHQESSFSRVGEEYGTSMQFDFSSYSQQAGGATVSYGGGSGVSLTLGLQQNGASGGVSLAFSPATQSSLFYPRSSDNMEDCQTVHQYSLLDSENQNLPYRNLMGAQLLHDLAG